The region ATCAGATGTCGGGCGGGCAATTGCAGCGGGTGGCGATCGCGCGCGCCCTGGTCATCGAACCGGCGGTGCTGCTGTTCGATGAGCCCTTGTCCAATCTGGACGCGCAGTTGCGCACCGAGATGCGCATTGAAATCCGCCAGCTGCAGCAGTCGCTGGGCCTGACCGCCGTGTACGTCACGCACGATCAGGAAGAGGCCCTGGCCATATCCGACCGCATCGCCGTGCTGCGCGGCGGGCGCATCGAGCAGGTGGGGTCGCCGGAGGACATCTACCGGCAGCCGAGCACGCCTTTCGTGGCCAGCTTCCTGGGAGGCACCAATATGCTGTCCGGCGTGGCGGGTGCCTTCGACGGGGCGGTGACGCAAGTCGACGCCTGCGGTGCGACGCTGGCCGTGCCCGGACGGATCGCGGACGCGGGCAGCAAGGTGCTGTTGTCGATCCGGCCCGAGGCCTTGCGGGTGGCCGATGGTGGGCATGCAAGTGGTGCCGGCTTTGGTGGCGGCACGGTGAACGGCGCGCCCCTGCAAGCCAAGCTGATCCTGCGCGAGTTCCTCGGGCAGATCCAGCGCCTGCACGCAGAGTTACCCGACGGCACGCCGCTGCGGGTATCGGCGCTGGGTGCGCACACCTTGAACCTGCGCGAGGGCGCGGTCTTCGGACTGGCCTACGATCCCGCGCAAATCGTGGCGTTTCCCGCGCCATGAAGCAATTCCGACTCTCCATCACAGCCATCGCCCTGGTGCTGCTGGCGATCTTCCTGCTGTATCCCCTGGCCCTGGTGCTGGATGCCAGCCTGCGGATCGAAGGCAGCGGCGGCATCACGCTGGCGAACTACGCGAAGATCTTTTCCAGCACCTACTACACCAACAGCGTCGTCAACAGCCTTATCGCTGCCGTATTGGCCACGCTATGCGCGACGGCGCTGGCGGTGCC is a window of Bordetella sp. N DNA encoding:
- a CDS encoding ABC transporter ATP-binding protein, giving the protein MTAIRIDDLTCTFGELRAVDGISATIEHGELFTLLGPSGCGKTTLLRSIAGFNDVTSGSIWLGDKRIDSLPAHQRNIGMVFQNYAIFPNLNVADNVAYGLRARRVPAADIGPRVEKALQRVRLDGYGKRWPHQMSGGQLQRVAIARALVIEPAVLLFDEPLSNLDAQLRTEMRIEIRQLQQSLGLTAVYVTHDQEEALAISDRIAVLRGGRIEQVGSPEDIYRQPSTPFVASFLGGTNMLSGVAGAFDGAVTQVDACGATLAVPGRIADAGSKVLLSIRPEALRVADGGHASGAGFGGGTVNGAPLQAKLILREFLGQIQRLHAELPDGTPLRVSALGAHTLNLREGAVFGLAYDPAQIVAFPAP